In Hyphomicrobiales bacterium, the genomic stretch AATGTTGTACGTGCCAGCCGACCCGCAACACAAATGCCCCTCAGGCACATCTGACACAGCAAACCCGGCAGCACGCAACAAGTTCTTTGGCTGCATCGTGATCTTCTGACCATGTTGCATTGAACAGGCCGAATGATAAGCGAGCTTTATCTCTGGCTTGAATGCTGGCGTTGGCAATTCTGTCTCGCTTAGATATTCGACAATATCTTTTGCAAGAGCTGATACCTTTTTCGCCTTTTGGGCATAAGCCGCATCATCACGCAGCATGTGGCCGTAATCCTTGATTGTCGTGCCACAGCCTGAGGCGGTGATCACAATCGCATCGAGGCCATCGCCCTCTATTTCCGCCGTCCATGCATCAACATTTTGGCGAGCCGAAACAAGCGCTGCATCTTCTTTACCCATGTGATGAACGAGCGCACCGCAACAGCCCTCACCCTTTGGCAGGACGACTTCAATGTCCAACCGCTTCAACAAAGAGATGGTCGCTTCATTGGTGCCCGGCTGCAATACAGGCTGGGCACAGCCAGATAGGATTGCAACACGCCCGCGTTTTTGACCCGTGGCTTCATAGACTTTCGGGCCAACGGCGTCAGTTTTCTCAGGCAACGACGAAGGTGCTAAATCCAACATGGCACCAAAGCGCTCTGTCATCGGGATAGATTTCATTACACCTGCAAAGGGCTTGCCCAATTTTGCCAATTTGGTGGCTGTTCTAAAGCGGCTTGGATAAGGCAGCACATTTGCCAAGATCGTACGGATCAACCGATCCATAAACGGGCGTTTATAGGTGTTTTCGATATGGGCGCGAGCATGATCAACCAGATGCATGTAATGCACGCCAGATGGGCAAGTGGTCATGCAAGAAAGACAGGACAAACAGCGGTCGATATGTTTGACGGTTTTTGCGTCTGCCGGACGATCGTTCTCCAACATTTCTTTAATCAGATAAATGCGACCGCGTGGACTGTCGAGTTCATCGCCTAAAGTGAGATAAGTCGGGCATGTCGCCGTGCAAAAACCACAATGAACACAGCTTCGCAAAATCTTTTCAGAATGCGCAGTATGGCTGTCTTTTAATTGGTCAGGGCTAAAATTCGTTTGCATATTCAGTCCCTATCCTTCTGCAACCATGAGCCCAGTGTTCAACACACCGGCAGGGTCAAAACTTTTCTTAATGCCATGAGAGACCACTTTTAAGGGCTCTATTTGAGGTTCAAACACATCAATGCGGGATCTCAACTCTTCAGATCCACGAATGAGCGTTGCATAACCTTCTGCTGCATTGGCTGCATTACGAACAGTCTCAACGCCGGCATCATCTTCTTCATCAATAGCAAGCCAAACCAAGCCGCCAGACCAATCAAAATAATAGGTGCAGTCAATCGCCTGCTCTATCACTGCAATCGTATTCGGCGCTGATGTTGGACGCACAGACAATTTCCAGATGGCTTTGTTCTTTGGCTCTGTAAGAAATGTGACATCACGAACACTCGCCCAAAGATCGCCCTGCGTCTTGCCTTCAACGACACTCGCCTCACCATAGTTCGCGAGAGCTTTTTGAAGCTCAGCCAAACGATAGCTTACTTGTTCATCAAAGCCTTCAACCCGTATGAGTGTGCGTGGACCTTTGTCGCCAATACAAGCGGGCAAATGCGCAAGTCCTGTTGGTTCAAACGGCGTTCCAGCGGCAGCACAAAGCGCTTGTATTGCAGTTTCATCATCAAGCCCTTTGAACATCAACGTCGCAACACGGTCTGGTGCAGGCAGCAGCTTAAAGATGACTTCCGTTAAAAGCCCCAGCGTGCCCCATGCACCGGCCTGTAGCTTCACAAGATCAAGGCCCGTCACGTTCTTCATAACGCGGCCACCATTTTTGATAATCTCGCCTTTGCCGTTGACGAAGCGAACACCGATGAGGCTATCGCGCGCAGCACCGCCGTAGATGCGGCGTGGGCCTGAAATATTGCCAGCAACAACGGCACCAATTGTCGGCGAACCTTTCGTGCCAAGCAAAGCGCTATGATCCATCGGCTCAAACGTCAGCATTTGTTTATTGTCTGCTAAGGCCTTTTGTATCTCGGCCACTGGTGTACCAGCTTTCGCCGCCAACACCATTTCGCCCGGCTCATACAGGCTAATGCCAGATAAGTTTTTGGTCGAAAGCACTTCATCGGTTGTGATGTTTTGTCCGATAGAAGAACGCGTGCCACCCCCTTGAATGCGCAACCGCGTTCCCGCTGCTGTGGCTTCTTGAATGATTTTTGCTGCTTCTTCTTCAGTCTTTGGTGCGTGGGTAATCATGCCGCAGCCTTCTTCTTTTTATCTTTATCATCGCCCCTTGCATCAAGCGGGAAGACTTTCGCAGGGTTCATGAGCCAGTTCGGATCAAAAACAGCACGAACAGCCATTTGTTGATCGAGATCAACTTGGTCAAATTGGTGCAGCATTAGATCGCGTTTTTCGATGCCGACACCGTGCTCACCTGTGAGGCAGCCTCCAACGTCAACACAAAGCTTCAAGATATCATCGCCTGCAAGCTGCGCTTTCATCCGCTCTTCAGGATCGTTCACATTGTGCAAGATCAACGGGTGCATATTGCCATCACCAGCGTGGAAAACATTGGCAACGCGCAGGCCATAATGCTCGATAATTTTCGTCGTTTCTTTCAACACATGGTCAAGTTTTGAAAGCGGTACGGTGCCATCCATACAGATATAGTCAGCAACACGACCCGTTGCGCCAAAGGCCGATTTGCGGCCTTTCCAAATGGCAGCGGCTTCCATCGCGGATTGGCTTTCTTTGATGGTGGCAACATTATTACGTTTCGCAATCTCGACAATGCGCGCAAGCATTGCATCCATCTCAACCTCAGAGCCTTCAACCTCTACGATGAGCAACGCTTCCACTTCGAGTGGGTAACCAGCATGGGCGAATTCTTCGCAGATATGAATGGCTTCTTTGTCCATATATTCAATGGCAACTGGCACGATACCTTCGGCAATAATATCCGCGACACAAGCACCTGCGACCGTTGGATCATCAAAGCCAAACAGAACAGGCCGTGCGCCTTCAGCCTTGTGCAAAATTCTAACAACAGCTTCCGTTACAATACCCAGCTGCCCTTCAGACCCGCACATTAAACCAAGCAAGTCATAGCCAGGTGCATCAAGCGCCTCACCACCAATATCAACGATGGTGCCGTCTAGCATCACCATTTTGATGCCCATTAGATTATTTGTCGTGACACCATATTTTAGACAGTGTGCCCCGCCCGAGTTCATGCCGATATTGCCTGCGATTGTGCAAGCAAGTTGCGATGAAGGATCTGGCGCATAAAAGAAGCCATCCGGCCCCACATGCTCCGACACGCGAAGATTGGTCACGCCGGCTTGTACCCGCGCCATTCTATTGGCGAAATCAACATCAAGCACTTGGTTCATTTTTGAAACGCCGATCACAACCGCATCTTCTTGCGGGATCGCGCCTCCAGCCAGAGATGTTCCAGCACCACGCGGCACAACAGGCACCCCCTGTTCAACGCAATATTTTAAAACTGCGGCTGTCTGCTCAGTGGTTTCTGGCAAGACTACCGCCAACGGAACACGCCTGTAAGAAGTAAAGGCATCCGTTTCATAGGGCACCAATTCGCGTTCATCGCTTATCAAGCAATCGTGAGGTATGAGGGCCGATAACCCATTTACAATCGAATCCCGCCTTGCGAGAATGTCTGGGTTTGGTTTTGGAATTTCAATCTCTGACATTTTTTCTCCAAATCGACGCTGATCAACTATGCAGCTTGCAATGGACCTTTGCGGTATTATGCGAGCCACGCAAGAACACAAGGAGAGATTTATAGGGTTTGCCGCAAAATTGCCAAACAAAAGCATCTATCTTTGCCAACAAAAATAAAAGCATCGCTTAATTGGGAAACTCCTTCCAATCTACCGGTGTATGAGAAAAAGATGCAAACCATGGCAGTTGACCCTAGGGAAGAATTACGATAGGCCCGCGGCCTAATTCCGCACCGCAGAATGACACACATTTCGCTAGTGCGATGTTTTTTGGGGGGAACCAAAAAAAACTGGAATACATGAGCTTTCTCAATTTTAATTGAGCGAGCAAATGCACTATAATGCACACGCCTACAAGGGGAACAAATACGGGTAATGGCATATTTCCATGATTTTGAAATTTTCGCGCGTGTTGTCGCGACAGGCAGCATGTCTGCTGCTGGACGAGAGCTGGGGTTTTCTCCAGCACTAATATCGAAGAGAATGAAGCGCCTCGAGGAAAGACTTGGCGTTAGACTTTTGCAACGAACCACGCGGCAAATCGCACTTACTGAAGTTGGGCAAGGTTTCTACGAACGAATCTTGAACATTCTGGCAAGTGTAGAGGAAGCTGAAAACTACGCGACAAGGCGTTCGGAGACCGTGCGCGGCACGCTAAAGGTTGCAGCACCAACAACGTTTGGTCGCATGCACATAGCACCCTATTTGCCGCAGCTTTTAGCGAAAAATCCTGACATCTCGATCACCCTTGACCTATCTGATGACTTTGTTGATTTGGTTGCTGATGGTGTTGATATCGCGATACGAATTGCTGAGCTTAAAGATTCAAGCCACGTGGCCAAGAAACTGGCTGCAAACACACGCATTTTATGTGCATCACCTGAATATCTCAAAAAACATGGTGAGCCAAAAAGCATAGCTGATTTGGCAAATCACCAATGTTTGGCAACTGCCAGCCAAGATATTTGGAACATGGTTGGGCCGGATGGTCCTGTCACAATCAAGCCAGAGGGTTCAGTCAAAACCAATTCCAGCGAAGTTGTGCGGGAAGCAGCCCTTGCAGGCCTTGGTATCGCCAACCGCTCAACATGGGATGTGGGGGCGGAGCTTGCCAACGGCAAACTCAAAATCATCTTGCCACAATATCGCGGGTCACGGAATGTGGGTGTCTACGCGATCTACCCAAGCCGCCAGTATCTACCAACGAAAGTGCGCGTATTCTTGGATTACCTGTCCTCACTTTATGGCGGGGCCAATCCATATTGGGAAAAAGGGCTAGAGAAGGTATTGAAGAAAGACTAGGTGTTCCCCGCCTTTCAAGGCTTATCTCTAGTCGTTCAAAACCAGGTTATGGCGGCCGACATTGGCAATGTCGGTTTCGCCACATAGCCCCATCGTGATATCCAGTTCTTTCTGTAAAATTTCAAGCGACTTGGTGACACCTGGTTTTCCCAGCGCGCCAAGGCCATAGATATAAGAACGCCCGATGAAAGTGCTTTTTGCGCCCATCGCAATGGCACGAAAAACATCTTGGCCAGAGCGTATGCCGCTATCAAAATGCACATCGACCTTATCGCCAACCGCATCGACGATTTCGCGCAGCACATCGTAAGAAGCAAGCGCGCCATCAAGCTGCCGCCCACCATGGTTTGAGACGACGATCGCATCCACATCAAGATCTGCTGCAATCTTCGCGTCTTCAACGTCATTGATGCCTTTAAGAATGAGCTTGCGATCCCAATGCTTTTTGACCCACTCTACAGAGTTCCAATCAAGGGTCGGATCAAATTGACTTGCCGTCCATTCACTCAAGGAGGACATATCCTCAACACCAGACACATGACCAAAAATATTGCCAAAGTTACGGCGTTTGGTCTGCAACATCTTCAAGCCCCAGCGCGGCTTGAACATAAGATCGAACATAACGCGCGGCGTTGGCTTTGGTGGTGTTGAAAGGCCGTTCTTCACATCCCGATGGCGCTGCCCTAACACTTGCAGATCAAGGGTCAACATCAAAGCAGAACAATTGGCATCATGCGCGCGGCGCATCAAGTTTTCGGAAAAACCACGATCACGCATCACATAGAGCTGAAACCAAAACGGGTTTTTGGTATGTTCAGCCACATCCTCAATTGAGCAGATCGACATGGTCGTAAGTGTGAATGGCACACCAAACTCTTCTGCAGCTTGTGCCGCAAGTATCTCACCATCAGCGTGCTGCATGCCGGTCATTCCAACCGGACCAAGTGCCACAGGCATCACGGCATCTTCACCGATTATCTTGGTTGTCACCGAACGATTATCAATATTGACGGCGACCCGCTGGCGAAGCTTTTGCTTTTGCAATGCTGCTTCATTGTCGAAATAGGTGCTTTGGGTCCAAGAGCCAGTATCTGCATATTCATAAAACATTTTAGGCACCCGCTTTTTAGCAAGCGCTTGAAGGTCGTATATATCGGTAATTACTGGCATGGCCACGTGTCCCCCTGTTGGTCTATCCTTTTTAGAAACAGTTTCGTGAAATTCCAAGCAAAACTATGGAATAGTGAAACGATCATGCTTTTTGGGGGATACAACAATGCCACTGCAAAACCGAATGGACCCTGAAGGCTGCATCCATATAACCCCTTCGCGTGGGACGATGATGGGCAATCGTGGCGGGCGCATCCATGATCCTGAGACGAAAACACTCACCAATCGTCGTTGGGCAAACAAGGCTTGGATCATCTGCGTAACAGAGTTCAACAACCGCCACCGCACCTTAATGGGATATAGCTATACGGAGCTTTTCTTTCTCGATGAAGTAACAGCTTTAGCAGCGGGCCATCGCCCGTGTTTTGAGTGCCGCCGAAAAGCCGCCAAAGCCTATCAAGCAGCATGGCAAAGTGCCGAAAGGCTGCCTGAAGCGCCGAAGGTCGGCTTTATGGACCCTGTTCTTCATGGCGAGCGGTTAGAGGGAAAAGTACAGCGCCGTCACACTATCCACAAATCGAACATTGTTGATGGCCTCGTGCTTTCGCATGAGGGCGCATTGTATGCAGTAAAGGGTGGGCAATTGCTTCGCTGGAGCTTCGAAGGCTATGCAAGATCACGGTTTAGCGTCGATGACCTGCCAGAGATTTGCACTGGCGTAACGCCTCCTGCCAGCATGAAAGCGCTTGGCCACGGCTACCAACCCATTTGGCACCCAAGCGCCATTTAAAAACCTGATCAATTGATCACGGATTATCATTGGACATTCAAATGGTTGCGTGGTGCTTTGGTTCATGACGAACCGATCAAACGCCCCCTCTCCTCAATCGACAAGCTTCCGCTTTACTGGCTTCGACCTTAGCCTCTATGCAATCATTATCTTTGCGTGGAGCACCAGCTGGTATCCGCTCTCTTTGCAAGTCGGCGTGGTAGCACCTGAAGTATCGCTGACATGGCGGTTTGCTGGTGCCAGCATTTTGATGTTCTTGTTCTTGATCATCACAAAACGTCAAATACGCTTTTCCCTCGCCAATCATGCGCGTTTTGCTCTGCTTGGTATCTTGATCTTCTCGACAAATTTTTTGGTGTTTTATTACGCAGCCCTACAAGGCCTCGCGTCTGGATTGCTCTCGGTAATTTTTTCAACGGCATCCATTACCAGCCTGATTTTGAGTTCAATCTTATTCCGGCAACGACCAGATAATCGGGTGGCGCTCGGTGGTGTCATTGGTCTTTGTGGTATTGCTTTCGTGTTTTGGCCAGAAATTTCGGGCACCACGTTCAATCACAGCGCACTAATCGGCTTCCTATTGGGATTTTGCGGTGTGGTCTGTTTTTCACTCGGTGGCATTTGGTCCGCGAAAAATCAGGCGGCGGGCCTTCCCCTTGTTTCTATGAACGGATGGGGCATGTTTTATGGCACCTTATGGGTGGCTTTAATCTCAGTGGTCAGAGGTCAGCCCTTCATTATTGAAACCACGGCAATCTATCTTGGGTCACTGGTTTGGTTGACCGTGCTTTCAACGCTGCTTGCTTTCGCGGTTTATCTGACATTGCTAGGGCGAATAGGAGCAGCACGGGCGGGCTATGCGACGGTGATATTCCCAATTTTCGCCCTGCTGATTTCAACCGTGACAGAAGGTTATCAATGGACAGCGCTCTCGCTTGTTGGATTAGCCCTCGTCTTGGTTGGAAATTATTTCGTCTTAAGCCGTAGCAAAGCCAGCAAGCAGTAAACCTACCAACCTGCCATGATGTGTCCCGGCCTTAACCGCTTGCCATTTTGACCTTGTATGGTGCGCACTAAAGACGGATCGCCCTGCATATCACTGAGAGGAGATGACAGGTTGCCGAGAGAATCGATCACATGATCCGCCAAGGCTTTCACCGTGTCGCTATAGGTATTACCAGCCCACACGAGTGCGATCTGACAGTTTTCCAATGGTGGAAATCCATCTTCCTCCTTCAACACACGCATACCGCTTCTAAGCGCTGATTCAGGCAGGACAGAAACAGCAAGGCCTGAGAGCACAGTTGCGGCAATCACAGTTGCAGACCAGCTTGAATATTTTAGACTATAACTCCGCCCCTGTTCGACCAATTTAGCCTCCGCCTGCTTTCGCCAAAGGCACGTCTCGCGGCCAAAGGCTGCAGGCAACACGTCTCGCTTGTGGGTGTCGTGATAGGCGGATGTGACCCATAAGAGCGGCTCTTCACGCACCACATGGGCGCTGCCTTTGCTGCTGTCGTGGGTAATCAAGGCAAGATCAAGCCTGCCGTTTTTGATGCCGTCCACGAGATAGGGTGAGGCTTCACAGGCAAATTCAATTTCAACCTTCGGGTTTGAATGGGCAAAACGCGCCAAAACTTCTGGCAGAAATCGATCAGCGAAATCATCCGGCATACCAAAACGAACAACACCTTCTAGCCGATTTTCATCGAAAGCTGCCAAAGTCTCAGAAGACAATTGAACCATCCGGCGGGCATAAACCAATAGCCGCTCACCATCACTACTTAACCGCGATTGCCTGCCATCACGCACAAAGAGAGACTTGCCGATACGCTCTTCTAATCGACGCATTTGCATTGAAACCGCAGACTGGGTTTTGAACACCGTATCAGCCGCTCGGGTGAAGGAGCCATTTTCCGCAATGGCCACGAAAGTCTTTAGTTGATCCAAATCAAGCGGTGTTGCCATGAGAGCCTCCAAAGGTGGTTCTCGCATATTCATCAATTATTGTGATGATATCAATCAAAAACATTCGTTTGATTGATCAAACGAATTCGATCATTCTCATCTTGTCTCTAACAGACATTAATCTCCCCTGTCGCCTTCGCACCATCCCCCCGCGGAGGCGGCTCCTTTATTGCGTCCATCGGTATGCTGTTTGCACACCCCCACCCGATTAGTGCCTGTTTTTGACAATATCTTAGAAAGGAGAACGACAATGACAAACTATCTCGAATTAAACACGCAAACACCGACAATGACACCATGTGGTGCTACACAGAAGCAGACGCTTCCCCTCGCGAAACACGCAGGCTTTACGAAGGCGATTACCGCCACTGTCGTCTCTTCTTTGAGTGCGGTGATGCGAATTGGTGGGCAGGCTTGGTCTGATTATTTTGCCCGTCGCAAAAGCTCCCAAGAAGTACGCAACATGCTCGAGCTTGATAATGCAATTTTGGATGACATGAGCTTGACCCGTGGTGATCTCCATTATGTGCTGAAAAGCCGCTCGCAGCTTTTGCCGACAACACGTTTGAAGCTCATCAGCGTTCAACGGCGCGCGGTCAATCGCAACGATCACATTCGGCGTGCTGAATATCTGCAATCAATCGTGCCAACCCCGTTTAATGGCGAGGCGAAACGGTCCTCATTGCCAAAAGCACAAGGCACCAGCGAACAGCTACACTAGATTGTAGGTTAAAACTTAAGCTCAGAATTTATCTCAATCAGGATGGGTTCTGGGCTTATCTTCGTTTCATGCCGTCCAAATATTGGCTAAAAATATCGTCGACATTTTTGCGGTAATCTTCTTGCACTTTTCTGCCAGTTTCAAACATCTCACCAAACATATCTTCACCGCGTTCTGGCGCACGATATTGCTCACGAGACGCACGTGGTTGGGCACTCATGCCGCCGCCTAGAAAATCTTCCAGCATATTGCCGAACGGGTTATTTCCCATTGGGTTTTGCTGTCTGCGTTGAGTTTGTTGCATACGGCCCATATTGCCGCCCATCATATTTTCCATGAAGCTACCAAGCAGCTCATCCATCATGCCGCCGCCTTGCGATGTACGGCCTTGCGTGCCTTTAAACAGGCCCCCCATAACCATGCTCGCCACCACTGGGAGCATCTTTTTCAAGATCGACGGACCAATGCCAGAGGCAAGAGCGACTTGGTCGGCAACGGCGCGACTTGTGTCTTTTGATCCAAACAAATGGCCTAGGATCGCATTTCCTTCGCCCATCGCTTCATCACGAAAGGCAGAAGCTGGGTCATCATGATATTGCTGATGGCGGCCAGAAGAGAGTGCCGACATGAAATTCATCAACGCCATTGGGTCAGAGGTGTTGCGCTTCAAACCATTGGAGAAGGCAGGCATCATCAATTCAAGCGCTTGCTCAGTTTGCTCCTGCGAAAGACCAAACTGCTTACCCAGCGTATCCATCGCACCGCCATCTTGAGCCTGCATCATCATCTCAAAAAGATTATTCAACGCTCTTCTCCCTATGAAATTCGGTTGGACTAAATAAAAGACTTACGAACGACGACCGTCAACTGTAAGTTTCAGATTAGCGGCTTGATTTATGATACCCAGCCTATCAAAATACCTCACGCTCCTCAGTCAGCTTGATCAATGACCACTGTTTTAAATCTCACCATTCCCTTTTTTGCTGTTATCGCACTTGGCGTAATCGCTGTTCGTTTGGGCATGATTGATGGCTCCGCCTCGCGCATCATCAATGTGTTCGTGTTCAACTTCACCATGCCCGCCTTGGTGATCAGCGGTCTTGCGCGGCAAGATTTTGGTGAGTTGATCGATATTCCTTTTTTGATCGCATGGTTTATCGCAACCACTATCGTCTTCATCATCGGCATGATCTTCAGCCGCGCTTTTTTCAATGGTCGTTTGAGAGAAATGGCACTCACGGGGCAAGCAGCTTCCATTGGCAATGTCGGCTTTTTGGGTTTTCCGCTCATGGCAGCGGCCTTTGGTGCAGATGGCGTGCGGGTTGCGGCAACCGCGTTGCTTATCGACCTTATCCTCTTTGTCCCTTTGAGTATCGCACTGCTTGAAGCCTCCAATGGTGGCTCTATCGGTAACTCACTCAAACGGGTCGTTAAAGCCAGTTTACTCAACCCCTTCATCTTCTCGATTTTTGGTGGGTTCATTCTGTCTGCAACAGGCATTGGACTACCTGGCCCTACCGAACGCTTCGTCGATTTTTTGGCCGGTGCCGCTGGTCCTGCAGCGCTTTTTGCGCTTGGAATTTCACTTGCCAGTCGCAAGTTTGAAGGGGATGGCGCTTCTATCGTTGTTATTTCCGTTCTAAAATTAATCGCACACCCGCTCATCGCCTATGTCGCGCTCACACTTTTTGGCGTGAGAGGTGAAACCTTGATGATTGGGGTGGTGGTTGCCTCCCTACCAGTAGCGGGCAATGTCTTTGTTATCGCTCAACAATACGAGGTTATGGTGCGTCGAATTTCATCGGTGGTGTTAATATCAACAATCATCGCCGTTGTAACAACGGCCTATGCACTCAACTGGGCAAATGTCGGCATATAACGTGCCGCCAATCAAGAAGCTACTCAGCAATAAACGCCCTAGAATGCGTATTCTTTGAAGATCGGCGCGAGGCTTTCATTCCATTCGCCATGATATTTCGCCAGCATCTTTTCTGCTTGCGTCTTACCACTTACGAGCGTTTCAAGAACGGGCTCTAAATATTGCGTCTCATCAAGACCTGTATCGCTGAGGCGTTCGCGCGATTTCAAACCTTCGCGCGACAAGCCAACAACTTCTTTCGCGATTTCATGAACCGTGCGGCCTTTGAGCGTTGCTTGCAGTCCTTCAATCGAAACTGCATCGCGCAATGCTTGCATCTCATCTGTCGTCCAATCAGATATCAGATCGTAGGCTGCATCGAGTGCTGTTTGATTGTAAAGCAATCCAACCCAGAAAGCTGGAAGTGCGCAAATACCACGCCACGGGCCACCATCTGCACCGCGCATTTCCAAGAAACGCTTCAAGCGGACTTCTGGGAAGATCGTCCCTAAATGGTTCACCCAGTCGCCCATCATTGGATAACCTTGTGGCACTGTATTTTTCAAAGCACCATCCATGAACTGGCGGAACGTCGTGCCTGTCACATCGTGATAGTCATCACCGCGCTTTAAGAAATACATCGGCACGTCGAGCGCATATCGCACGTAGGCATCAAAGCCGAAGCCTTTATCAAAAACGAAAGGCAGCATGCCTGCACGGTTGTTGTCCGTGTCTTTCCAAATTTCAGAACGCTCAGACAGACAGCCCGTTGGCTTGCCATCTAAGAACGGAGAATTTGCAAACAGAGCAGTCGCGATCGGCTGCAGGGCAATCGATACCTGCATCTTCTTGATCATGTCCGCTTCTGAGGAGAAATCGAGGTTCACTTGAATGGTGCACGTACGGTGCATCATATCGAGACCACGGGTACCAACCTTCGGCATATAGTTGCGCATAATATCATAGCGCGATTTCGGCATTTTCGGTGTTTCGTCAAACGACCAAATTGGTGATGAGCCGACACCGAGGAAATTGATATTGAGATCGTCCGCACATTTTCTAACGTGCATCAAATGCGTATGCGCTTCTTTGCATGTGTCGTGGATTGTCTCTAAAGGCGCACCAGATAATTCAAACTGCCCGCCTGGTTCAATAGAAATCGCACCGCCGCCGCTTTTTGCAGCAAGGCCAATGATGCGACCATCATCAACAATTGGTTCCCAATCAAGCAGCGCTTGCATGGATGTTAGAAGCGCCTCAATGCCATCTGGCCCCTCATAGGGGATAGGCTCATTGGTGTTGGGACGGAAGCCAAACTTCTCGTGCTCTGTGCCAATACGAAAATCAGCTTCTGGCTTGCAACCTTCTGCAATCCAGTTTGCGAGTTCTGCCACGCCCTCAATCGGCGTTTC encodes the following:
- a CDS encoding FAD-linked oxidase C-terminal domain-containing protein, encoding MSEIEIPKPNPDILARRDSIVNGLSALIPHDCLISDERELVPYETDAFTSYRRVPLAVVLPETTEQTAAVLKYCVEQGVPVVPRGAGTSLAGGAIPQEDAVVIGVSKMNQVLDVDFANRMARVQAGVTNLRVSEHVGPDGFFYAPDPSSQLACTIAGNIGMNSGGAHCLKYGVTTNNLMGIKMVMLDGTIVDIGGEALDAPGYDLLGLMCGSEGQLGIVTEAVVRILHKAEGARPVLFGFDDPTVAGACVADIIAEGIVPVAIEYMDKEAIHICEEFAHAGYPLEVEALLIVEVEGSEVEMDAMLARIVEIAKRNNVATIKESQSAMEAAAIWKGRKSAFGATGRVADYICMDGTVPLSKLDHVLKETTKIIEHYGLRVANVFHAGDGNMHPLILHNVNDPEERMKAQLAGDDILKLCVDVGGCLTGEHGVGIEKRDLMLHQFDQVDLDQQMAVRAVFDPNWLMNPAKVFPLDARGDDKDKKKKAAA
- a CDS encoding alpha-hydroxy acid oxidase, whose translation is MPVITDIYDLQALAKKRVPKMFYEYADTGSWTQSTYFDNEAALQKQKLRQRVAVNIDNRSVTTKIIGEDAVMPVALGPVGMTGMQHADGEILAAQAAEEFGVPFTLTTMSICSIEDVAEHTKNPFWFQLYVMRDRGFSENLMRRAHDANCSALMLTLDLQVLGQRHRDVKNGLSTPPKPTPRVMFDLMFKPRWGLKMLQTKRRNFGNIFGHVSGVEDMSSLSEWTASQFDPTLDWNSVEWVKKHWDRKLILKGINDVEDAKIAADLDVDAIVVSNHGGRQLDGALASYDVLREIVDAVGDKVDVHFDSGIRSGQDVFRAIAMGAKSTFIGRSYIYGLGALGKPGVTKSLEILQKELDITMGLCGETDIANVGRHNLVLND
- a CDS encoding LysR substrate-binding domain-containing protein yields the protein MATPLDLDQLKTFVAIAENGSFTRAADTVFKTQSAVSMQMRRLEERIGKSLFVRDGRQSRLSSDGERLLVYARRMVQLSSETLAAFDENRLEGVVRFGMPDDFADRFLPEVLARFAHSNPKVEIEFACEASPYLVDGIKNGRLDLALITHDSSKGSAHVVREEPLLWVTSAYHDTHKRDVLPAAFGRETCLWRKQAEAKLVEQGRSYSLKYSSWSATVIAATVLSGLAVSVLPESALRSGMRVLKEEDGFPPLENCQIALVWAGNTYSDTVKALADHVIDSLGNLSSPLSDMQGDPSLVRTIQGQNGKRLRPGHIMAGW
- a CDS encoding LysR family transcriptional regulator, with the translated sequence MAYFHDFEIFARVVATGSMSAAGRELGFSPALISKRMKRLEERLGVRLLQRTTRQIALTEVGQGFYERILNILASVEEAENYATRRSETVRGTLKVAAPTTFGRMHIAPYLPQLLAKNPDISITLDLSDDFVDLVADGVDIAIRIAELKDSSHVAKKLAANTRILCASPEYLKKHGEPKSIADLANHQCLATASQDIWNMVGPDGPVTIKPEGSVKTNSSEVVREAALAGLGIANRSTWDVGAELANGKLKIILPQYRGSRNVGVYAIYPSRQYLPTKVRVFLDYLSSLYGGANPYWEKGLEKVLKKD
- the glcF gene encoding glycolate oxidase subunit GlcF, translated to MQTNFSPDQLKDSHTAHSEKILRSCVHCGFCTATCPTYLTLGDELDSPRGRIYLIKEMLENDRPADAKTVKHIDRCLSCLSCMTTCPSGVHYMHLVDHARAHIENTYKRPFMDRLIRTILANVLPYPSRFRTATKLAKLGKPFAGVMKSIPMTERFGAMLDLAPSSLPEKTDAVGPKVYEATGQKRGRVAILSGCAQPVLQPGTNEATISLLKRLDIEVVLPKGEGCCGALVHHMGKEDAALVSARQNVDAWTAEIEGDGLDAIVITASGCGTTIKDYGHMLRDDAAYAQKAKKVSALAKDIVEYLSETELPTPAFKPEIKLAYHSACSMQHGQKITMQPKNLLRAAGFAVSDVPEGHLCCGSAGTYNIMQPEIAGKLRDRKIKNIKSIKPDMIAAGNIGCITQIANGMADDGANIPIVHTIELLNWVYGGEIPTVVAKNGLDKRVATIAEAAE
- a CDS encoding FAD-binding protein, which encodes MITHAPKTEEEAAKIIQEATAAGTRLRIQGGGTRSSIGQNITTDEVLSTKNLSGISLYEPGEMVLAAKAGTPVAEIQKALADNKQMLTFEPMDHSALLGTKGSPTIGAVVAGNISGPRRIYGGAARDSLIGVRFVNGKGEIIKNGGRVMKNVTGLDLVKLQAGAWGTLGLLTEVIFKLLPAPDRVATLMFKGLDDETAIQALCAAAGTPFEPTGLAHLPACIGDKGPRTLIRVEGFDEQVSYRLAELQKALANYGEASVVEGKTQGDLWASVRDVTFLTEPKNKAIWKLSVRPTSAPNTIAVIEQAIDCTYYFDWSGGLVWLAIDEEDDAGVETVRNAANAAEGYATLIRGSEELRSRIDVFEPQIEPLKVVSHGIKKSFDPAGVLNTGLMVAEG
- a CDS encoding DMT family transporter — translated: MTNRSNAPSPQSTSFRFTGFDLSLYAIIIFAWSTSWYPLSLQVGVVAPEVSLTWRFAGASILMFLFLIITKRQIRFSLANHARFALLGILIFSTNFLVFYYAALQGLASGLLSVIFSTASITSLILSSILFRQRPDNRVALGGVIGLCGIAFVFWPEISGTTFNHSALIGFLLGFCGVVCFSLGGIWSAKNQAAGLPLVSMNGWGMFYGTLWVALISVVRGQPFIIETTAIYLGSLVWLTVLSTLLAFAVYLTLLGRIGAARAGYATVIFPIFALLISTVTEGYQWTALSLVGLALVLVGNYFVLSRSKASKQ